In Chryseobacterium gleum, a single genomic region encodes these proteins:
- a CDS encoding decaprenyl-phosphate phosphoribosyltransferase: protein MKKYLKLLRVEQWVKNLFVFVPLFFSGNITNMDLLVKSIFAFLIFSLAASVVYILNDYNDIEADKKHPEKRRRPLASGAISKSKAIGILIGLIIADIGLVFFTQLYFHEILWKFATIIGFYVVMNLAYTFRLKHVPIIDIFIIAIGFVLRVLAGGYITGISISQWAILLTFVLALVLAIGKRRGELINAQVSGKTRKALDGYNVQFADIALSISITLAIVCYLMFTLSPEVQERFHERVFYTVIFVVFALLRYLQQTLVYNRTESPTKIVYRDRYIQVTLLLWVVAFLIQIYFKK, encoded by the coding sequence ATGAAGAAATATTTAAAGCTGCTCCGTGTGGAGCAATGGGTGAAAAACCTTTTTGTATTTGTCCCTCTGTTTTTTTCAGGTAATATTACCAATATGGATCTGCTTGTTAAGAGCATTTTTGCCTTCTTAATATTTTCCCTTGCGGCCAGTGTTGTATATATCCTGAATGATTATAATGATATTGAAGCAGACAAAAAGCACCCTGAAAAAAGGAGAAGACCGCTGGCTAGCGGAGCTATTTCAAAATCAAAAGCGATAGGCATTCTTATAGGCCTTATCATTGCTGATATCGGTCTTGTATTCTTCACGCAACTTTATTTCCATGAAATACTTTGGAAGTTTGCAACCATCATCGGATTTTATGTGGTAATGAATCTTGCCTATACATTCAGGCTTAAGCATGTACCTATTATTGATATTTTTATTATTGCCATAGGATTTGTATTACGGGTTCTGGCAGGTGGTTACATTACTGGAATCAGTATTTCGCAATGGGCGATTCTTTTGACATTTGTATTGGCGTTGGTACTGGCAATCGGGAAAAGAAGAGGTGAACTTATCAATGCTCAGGTTTCAGGAAAAACAAGAAAGGCATTGGATGGCTATAACGTGCAGTTTGCAGATATTGCCTTATCCATTTCTATTACGCTGGCCATAGTATGCTACCTGATGTTTACCCTGTCTCCGGAAGTTCAGGAAAGATTTCATGAAAGAGTTTTTTATACAGTAATTTTCGTAGTGTTCGCATTGTTAAGATATCTTCAGCAGACGCTTGTTTACAACAGAACGGAGTCTCCTACAAAAATTGTTTACAGAGACCGTTATATACAGGTTACTTTATTACTTTGGGTAGTTGCATTTTTAATTCAAATTTATTTTAAGAAATGA
- a CDS encoding FAD-binding oxidoreductase, with product MKPNFTQKVTNWGNFPVVEKEMRSEDSFKKIKEFVLSHNEIIARGNGRCYGDASLGESIFSTKKLNKFISFDRLNGVIECESGVLLSDVLEIAVPQGYFLYVTPGTKFVSVGGAIASDVHGKNHHAEGCFSEYVIEFKLMTENGEIITCSREENSDRFWSTIGGMGLTGIILTAKFKLKNIESAYIRQESIKADNLDEIFRLFDESENWTYTVAWIDCLQKGKNIGRSILMRGEHAFQHELPQNFSKTPLRLKKKFSPTVPFYFPGFVLNALTVKIFNWLYYKKQSKKEVKNFIDYETFFYPLDAINDWNKIYGKSGFIQYQMVIPKETGKEGMKRILETIAKSGNGSFLAVLKLFGKNNPQAYNSFPVEGYTLALDFKVNSKLKKLVDQLDAIVQEFGGRIYLTKDSMSRSSLTSYLKNIQNPKFVSLQHKRIINNNS from the coding sequence ATGAAGCCTAATTTCACACAGAAAGTTACGAACTGGGGAAATTTCCCGGTAGTAGAGAAAGAAATGAGATCTGAGGACAGTTTCAAAAAAATAAAAGAATTTGTACTCAGCCACAACGAGATTATTGCAAGAGGAAACGGAAGATGTTATGGTGATGCTTCACTGGGAGAATCCATATTTTCAACGAAGAAATTAAATAAATTCATCAGCTTTGACCGTTTAAACGGTGTAATAGAGTGTGAATCCGGAGTGCTTCTTTCAGATGTGCTGGAAATAGCTGTTCCGCAAGGATACTTTCTTTATGTTACTCCCGGGACAAAATTTGTATCAGTAGGAGGTGCTATTGCTTCAGATGTTCACGGGAAAAATCATCACGCGGAAGGATGCTTTTCAGAATATGTCATTGAATTTAAACTTATGACCGAGAATGGTGAAATTATTACCTGTTCCCGGGAAGAAAATTCAGACAGATTCTGGTCAACCATTGGTGGGATGGGACTTACGGGAATTATTCTTACCGCAAAATTTAAACTTAAAAATATAGAATCTGCTTATATCCGTCAGGAAAGCATAAAAGCAGACAACCTGGATGAAATATTCAGACTGTTTGACGAAAGTGAAAACTGGACCTATACCGTTGCATGGATTGACTGTCTTCAGAAAGGAAAAAATATTGGCAGAAGTATCCTGATGAGAGGAGAGCATGCTTTCCAGCATGAACTTCCACAGAACTTTTCAAAAACTCCTTTGAGGCTGAAGAAGAAATTTTCTCCTACAGTTCCGTTTTATTTTCCGGGGTTTGTATTGAATGCGCTTACTGTAAAAATTTTCAACTGGCTGTATTATAAAAAGCAATCTAAAAAAGAAGTAAAAAACTTCATCGATTACGAGACATTTTTCTACCCTTTGGATGCAATCAATGACTGGAATAAAATCTATGGAAAATCCGGTTTTATCCAGTATCAGATGGTAATCCCTAAAGAAACAGGAAAAGAGGGAATGAAAAGAATCCTTGAAACAATTGCTAAAAGTGGAAACGGATCTTTCTTAGCTGTGTTAAAACTTTTTGGGAAAAATAATCCACAGGCTTACAACTCATTCCCTGTAGAAGGGTATACATTGGCGCTGGATTTTAAAGTCAATTCAAAGTTGAAAAAGCTGGTAGATCAGCTGGATGCTATTGTTCAGGAGTTCGGAGGAAGGATTTACCTTACCAAAGACAGTATGAGCAGATCATCGCTAACAAGTTACCTCAAAAATATTCAAAACCCTAAATTTGTGTCATTACAGCACAAAAGAATCATAAATAATAACTCATAA